The following proteins come from a genomic window of Panicum hallii strain FIL2 chromosome 8, PHallii_v3.1, whole genome shotgun sequence:
- the LOC112902087 gene encoding cilia- and flagella-associated protein 91-like yields MASRRFFTYDPYDYYYTTPYHYPYPYYHQQQATPARRTSGFFPVAADAEPAAVRRAAVDPAPRARSVSIPVHFVGSNPEPERKAAGLRAEPVARMAAAPAVVPVNVKRAPSAEEAAVRVQAAARGFMARRSVRAVREVEREAEEVGVKIAREAEALRGDARARIAVGEALMRLLLRLDAVRGAREYRRRVTRRVLALQDAVDVLELKTATATATAPDAVAEEMTEAEADTVAVEIAEESAVVPRLLDAADHSVEDDAKAAAETTDEMEVDGETAAGEPEKNRVEAEPAPRDANLLDVDDKPDDGSDAEGGGWEMVKEEPAPAAGAAATHEAPAQQEAAAGKETRTVAETGVASGDPDATRLMEMVAALCERSAQQCAVIGALAERVDALERAVRRVEDAERRRRRAKKLRKEGKGSNRSKCYSD; encoded by the coding sequence ATGGCGTCCCGCCGGTTCTTCACCTACGACCCCTACGACTACTACTACACCACCCCGTACCACTACCCCTACCCGTACTACCATCAGCAGCAGGCCACACCCGCCCGCAGGACCAGCGGCTTCTTCCCGGTCGCCGCGGACGCCGAGCCCGCGGCGGTGAGGAGGGCAGCCGTGGACCCTGCGCCGAGGGCGAGGTCGGTCTCGATCCCTGTCCATTTCGTCGGGTCCAACCCGGAGCCGGAGAGGAAGGCGGCGGGGCTGCGCGCGGAGCCGGTGGCCAGGATGGCGGCCGCTCCGGCTGTCGTGCCTGTGAATGTGAAGCGGGCGCCGTCGGCGGAGGAGGCCGCGGTGcgggtgcaggcggcggcgcgcgggttcATGGCGCGGAGGTCTGTGCGGGCGGTGCGCGAGGTGGagcgggaggcggaggaggtcggGGTGAAGATCGCGCGCGAGGCGGAGGCGCTGCGCGGGGACGCGAGGGCGCGGATCGCCGTCGGGGAGGCGCTGATGAGGCTGCTGCTCCGGCTCGACGCGGTGCGCGGCGCGCGGGAGTACCGGAGGAGGGTCACCAGGCGGGTGCTCGCGCTGCAGGACGCCGTCGACGTACTCGAGCTcaagacggcgacggcgacggcgacggcgcccgACGCGGTGGCGGAGGAGATGACCGAGGCCGAGGCCGACACCGTGGCCGTTGAAATTGCGGAGGAGAGCGCCGTGGTCCCGAGGCTGCTGGACGCCGCGGACCACAGCGTTGAGGACGACGCGAAGGCGGCGGCTGAGACGACCGACGAGATGGAGGTGGATGGAGAaaccgccgccggcgagccggAAAAGAACAGAGTGGAGGCGGAACCGGCTCCGCGCGACGCCAATCTTCTTGATGTCGACGACAAGCCAGATGATGGTTCGGACGCGGAGGGCGGCGGATGGGAGATGGTGAAGGAGGagccggcgccggccgcgggggcggcggcgacgcaCGAAGCGCCGGCGCAACaagaagcggcggcggggaaggaGACCCGGACGGTGGCGGAGACCGGCGTGGCCAGCGGCGACCCGGACGCGACGAGGCTGATGGAGATGGTGGCGGCGCTGTGCGAGCGGAGCGCGCAGCAGTGCGCGGTGATCGGGGCGCTGGCGGAGCGCGTGGACGCGCTGGAGCGCGCCGTGCGGCGGGTGGAGgacgccgagcgccgccgccggcgggccAAGAAGCTCCGGAAGGAGGGCAAAGGGAGCAACCGCAGCAAGTGCTACTCCGATTGA